A genomic segment from Nicotiana sylvestris chromosome 1, ASM39365v2, whole genome shotgun sequence encodes:
- the LOC104221647 gene encoding peptide-N(4)-(N-acetyl-beta-glucosaminyl)asparagine amidase isoform X3, whose translation MLLLLIEEEGIEFQNQEGRKKQQIEQVPRMVARKFAVSHNDSTFDIDYDTDDGFEVLKYQLFSLTSVPPDQQKILGRDDQIVSDESDLASISDKLRLVSLDGDADEISAQEKEKSEIAMSDEELARILQAEEEALMMQQFVASENKEQVEQRIRPYVNQVLMYEDLHRQEMARKTVPVDKLEEKALISLGREGNLRPSKVEQDNAFLLQLLFWFKQSFRWVNAPPCDSCGNETRSQGMGVANSSETQYGASRVELYRCNSCSNITRFPRYNDPLKLLETRKGRCGEWANCFTLYCKAFGYDSRLILDFTDHVWTECFSPSLGRWMHLDPCEGIYDNPLLYEKGWKKNLNYVIAIAKDGVHDVTKRYTRKWPEVLSRRNITSEPALSAVLSDITRELQKKLSAEVISALEDRDRTEMDVIERELYSKDDAVVSLPGRLSGDKEWRIARSEFVSDEKNSLSSSFCPVRRCVDDHVTKIYSAFSPVLTKLIEYSPSKTTAIQVLEIFRKILVDLKSSPFRTRRTSVKSVSSSSGEIFSKTLASFGQLLDALSLKSELGSNGSIDISLASDPVKTSVALPVVFHAVDDVIYNVGQCARLDSRSLAWPLLKLNRLCSGLVLASGEELPFGIATCAFDGTRMSKWEEPNGAAGPQYRADDWNKT comes from the exons ATGCTTTTATTACTCATAGAGGAGGAAGGAATCGAATTCCAAAACCAGGAAGGAAGGAAAAAACAGCAGATAGAGCAAGTTCCAAGAATGGTGGCTCGAAAATTCGCCGTTAGTCACAACGACTCCACCTTCGACATCGACTACGACACTGACGATGGCTTCGAA GTCCTCAAATACCAGCTCTTCTCTCTCACTTCTGTTCCTCCCGATCAACAAAAG ATATTGGGAAGAGATGATCAAATTGTATCCGACGAGTCAGATCTCGCTTCAATATCAGATAAGCTCCGGTTGGTATCACTTGATGGAGATGCAGATGAAATATCAGCTCAGGAGAAAGAAAAGTCAGAAATAGCGATGTCAGATGAAGAGTTGGCTCGGATTCTTCAG GCAGAAGAAGAAGCTCTTATGATGCAGCAGTTTGTTGCTAGTGAAAATAAGGAGCAAGTTGAACAGCGGATACGGCCATATGTTAATCAAGTTCTAATG TATGAAGATCTGCATCGGCAAGAAATGGCTCGAAAGACGGTTCCTGTGGACAAGCTTGAGGAGAAAGCATTGATTTCTTTGGGAAGG GAGGGAAACTTGAGACCATCAAAAGTTGAACAAGATAATGCTTTCCTATTACAACTGCTATTCTGGTTTAAACAATCATTCAG GTGGGTAAATGCGCCTCCTTGTGATAGTTGTGGTAATGAAACCAGAAGTCAAGGCATGGGAGTTGCAAATTCTTCTGAAACACAATATGGTGCTTCACGAGTTGAACTTTATCG CTGCAATTCATGTTCAAATATCACCCGTTTCCCAAGATACAATGACCCATTGAAG CTTCTTGAGACAAGAAAGGGGCGGTGCGGGGAATGGGCCAACTGCTTCACGCTCTATTGTAAGGCTTTTGGTTATGATTCTCGTTTG ATTCTGGACTTCACTGATCATGTCTGGACAGAGTGCTTTTCACCATCTCTGGGAAG ATGGATGCATCTTGATCCTTGTGAAGGAATATATGACAATCCTCTTTTATATGAGAAGGG ATGGAAAAAGAATTTGAACTATGTGATTGCTATTGCAAAAGATGGTGTGCATGACGTCACTAAGCGTTACACCAGGAAGTGGCCTGAG GTTCTTTCTCGGCGAAACATCACCTCAGAGCCTGCTCTCTCAGCTGTTCTTTCTGATATAACTAGGGAACTGCAGAAAAAATTATCTGCTGAAGTGATTTCAGCACTGGAAGATCGGGACAGAACCGAAATGGATGTCATTGAGCGAGAATTGTATTCTAAAGATGATGCTGTAGTCTCATTACCTGGAAGACTGAGTGGAGATAAGGAGTGGCGCATAGCAAGATCGGAATTTGTCTCTGATGAAAAGAACTCTCTAAGCTCTTCATTTTGTCCAGTTCGCAGATGCGTAGATGATCATGTTACAAAGATCTACAGTGCCTTTTCCCCTGTTCTTACAAAGTTAATAGAGTACTCGCCCTCTAAAACAACAGCTATtcaagttcttgagattttcagaAAGATATTGGTTGATCTAAAGAGTTCCCCTTTCCGAACCAGGAGAACCTCTGTGAAATCAGTTTCAAGTAGTTCTGGTGAAATTTTCAGTAAGACGTTGGCATCTTTCGGCCAGTTACTTGATGCTCTTTCTTTGAAGAGTGAGTTAGGTTCAAATGGGAGTATTGATATAAGTTTAGCTTCTGATCCTGTTAAAACTTCTGTTGCTCTGCCTGTCGTGTTCCACGCAGTGGATGATGTGATTTACAATGTTGGACAATGTGCTAGACTAGATAGCAGGTCCCTCGCTTGGCCACTGCTTAAGTTGAACAGATTATGTTCTGGTCTAGTCCTTGCTAGCGGGGAGGAGCTTCCTTTTGGAATT GCTACATGTGCATTTGATGGAACACGGATGTCAAAGTGGGAAGAACCAAATGGTGCAGCAG